The following proteins are co-located in the Scomber scombrus chromosome 2, fScoSco1.1, whole genome shotgun sequence genome:
- the fdx2 gene encoding ferredoxin-2, mitochondrial — MAASAAVRSSMGLTLRLSRVIPDCSTCPLYRLKSCGNGTANLQRGGSIDSFRTINRHLQTSIGLYHSEEGRSNAEDPDDVVNVVYIDRSGQRIPVKAKVGDNVLYLAHKKGIDLEGACEASLACSTCQVYVSAAHFDKLPDPEEREDDMLDMAPMLQENSRLGCQIILTPELDGIELTLPKVTRNFYVDGHVPKPH; from the exons ATGGCGGCCTCAGCTGCTGTCCGGTCGAGCATGGGGCTGACTTTGAGACTTTCTCGAGTAATACCGGACTGTAGCACATGTCCGCTGTACAGGCTGAAGAGCTGTGGGAACGGCACAGCTAATCTACAAAGGGGAGGCTCCATCGATAGTTTCCGAACGATTAATCGACATTTGCAGACCAGTATAG GTCTTTACCACAGTGAGGAGGGGCGCTCCAACGCAGAGGACCCAGACGACGT GGTCAATGTGGTGTATATAGATCGGTCCGGCCAGAGGATCCCTGTTAAGGCCAAAGTTGGAGACAATGTTCTTTACCTGGCACACAAGAAAGGAATTGACCTTGAAG GAGCCTGTGAGGCATCGCTTGCCTGCTCAACTTGTCAGGTCTATGTGAGTGCTGCTCATTTTGACAAACTGCCAGATCCTGAGGAGAG GGAGGATGATATGTTGGACATGGCGCCCATGCTTCAGGAGAACTCCCGGCTGGGATGCCAGATCATTCTCACTCCAGAACTTGACGGCATCGAGCTGACCTTGCCCAAAGTCACCAGGAACTTCTATGTGGATGGCCATGTTCCTAAACCTCACTGA